The following proteins are encoded in a genomic region of Paenibacillus sp. FSL R7-0273:
- a CDS encoding ABC transporter ATP-binding protein — MEIIAAEGLSFRYPGAERDTLHELTFTVEEGEFVVLMGPSGGGKTTLLRQLKRELTPVGTESGVVRYAGQPLAALPAERAAAEIGMVFQNPDAQIVMDTVWHELAFGMENLGYPPQVMRSRLAEMAGLFGLEPLLYKPVHELSGGQKQLLNLASVLLLQPKLLLLDEPTSQLDPVAAREFLQTLHRLNEEMSMTIIISEHRLEEVLPLADRVLLMENGLLKAACPPRELVSRAGGEPFAAVQAYLPTAARLFLELPALSRGLPEFIPLTVREGRRWLHQYAEAAARTAPGLIPAAAGQTAEAVPLPQAAAGVPLLSAKEVTFRYEKEGREVLRKLSLTLYQGELLAILGGNGAGKSTLLHVLSRMVKPQRGKVVTAAGITAGFLAQNPLLYFSYDTAMEELQHMAASARLTPDEAEGEISRLVDIFELGQVLENHPHDLSGGQQQKLALAMVLLLKPAVLLLDEPTKGLDPAAKARFAGLLALLREQGMSITVVTHDVEFAARYASRCALLFDGSITAEGEPAAFFSSNYFYTTAVNRMARDLLPRALTIEDVMTAWHAYATRS; from the coding sequence ATGGAGATCATCGCGGCGGAAGGCTTATCCTTCCGATATCCCGGAGCTGAACGGGACACGCTCCATGAGCTCACCTTCACAGTAGAGGAGGGGGAGTTTGTAGTGCTAATGGGCCCGTCAGGCGGGGGAAAGACGACGCTCCTGCGCCAGCTGAAGCGCGAGCTTACCCCTGTTGGGACTGAAAGCGGTGTAGTCCGTTATGCAGGACAGCCGCTGGCTGCTCTTCCGGCGGAACGGGCTGCGGCAGAGATCGGCATGGTTTTTCAGAATCCGGATGCGCAGATTGTGATGGATACCGTCTGGCATGAGCTTGCCTTCGGGATGGAGAATCTCGGCTATCCGCCGCAGGTGATGCGGAGCAGGCTGGCCGAGATGGCCGGGCTGTTCGGCCTGGAGCCGCTGCTGTACAAGCCGGTGCACGAGCTGTCCGGCGGACAGAAGCAGCTGCTCAACCTGGCCTCTGTTCTGCTGCTTCAGCCGAAGCTGCTGCTGCTGGATGAGCCGACCTCGCAGCTGGATCCGGTTGCGGCGCGTGAGTTCCTCCAGACCCTGCACAGGCTGAACGAGGAAATGTCGATGACCATTATCATTAGTGAGCATCGTCTGGAGGAGGTGCTTCCGCTCGCTGACCGGGTACTGCTTATGGAGAACGGGCTGCTGAAGGCGGCATGTCCTCCCCGCGAGCTTGTATCCAGAGCGGGCGGGGAGCCGTTTGCGGCAGTTCAGGCCTATCTGCCTACGGCAGCACGGCTGTTTCTGGAGCTGCCGGCGCTGAGCCGGGGCTTGCCAGAGTTCATACCGCTGACAGTCCGCGAGGGCAGACGCTGGCTCCATCAATATGCGGAGGCTGCAGCCCGCACAGCACCTGGGCTAATCCCGGCAGCAGCCGGTCAGACTGCTGAAGCGGTGCCTCTGCCCCAGGCAGCAGCAGGGGTCCCCCTGCTGAGCGCAAAGGAGGTTACCTTCCGCTATGAGAAGGAAGGCCGGGAGGTGCTCCGCAAGCTGAGCCTGACACTGTATCAGGGTGAGCTGCTTGCCATCCTGGGCGGCAACGGTGCTGGTAAGTCCACCCTGCTGCATGTGCTGAGCAGAATGGTTAAGCCGCAGCGCGGGAAGGTCGTAACGGCTGCCGGAATAACCGCCGGCTTTCTGGCCCAGAACCCGCTGCTGTATTTCAGCTACGATACTGCAATGGAGGAACTCCAGCATATGGCAGCTTCAGCCCGCCTTACACCGGATGAGGCTGAAGGCGAGATCAGCAGGCTGGTGGACATATTTGAGCTGGGACAGGTGCTGGAGAATCATCCGCATGACCTAAGCGGCGGCCAGCAGCAGAAGCTGGCCCTGGCGATGGTGCTGCTGCTCAAGCCTGCGGTATTGCTGCTGGACGAGCCGACCAAAGGGCTTGACCCGGCTGCAAAGGCCCGGTTTGCCGGTCTGCTTGCGCTTCTGCGGGAGCAGGGGATGAGCATTACTGTTGTAACCCATGATGTGGAGTTTGCTGCACGTTATGCTTCCCGCTGTGCACTGCTGTTTGACGGAAGTATTACGGCTGAGGGTGAGCCTGCAGCGTTTTTCAGCAGCAATTATTTCTATACAACTGCGGTCAACCGCATGGCGCGTGATTTGCTGCCCCGGGCATTGACCATTGAGGATGTGATGACAGCATGGCACGCTTACGCTACCCGCTCCTAA